One window of the Onychostoma macrolepis isolate SWU-2019 chromosome 21, ASM1243209v1, whole genome shotgun sequence genome contains the following:
- the ppm1nb gene encoding protein phosphatase, Mg2+/Mn2+ dependent, 1Nb (putative) translates to MRTSRKGSVEMPAFVRQLVKETEKRVTSFFKGGRGGGAGELSEGEEGGEEEGVIPSPYLDRPVLDKHMQEGCASWGLTYALASMQGWRAHMEDFHNCFPQLGGELAHWGFFAVYDGHAGSAVAQHCSRNLLDHILGTGKIRADEDVVRVTEGIKEGFFLMDKHLHAMACREGWERGGTTVIATAITPHHIYFVNCGDSRAVLCRAGRVAFSTEDHKPFSPGERERIENAGGSVTLQRVNGSLAVSRALGDFSYKTAEWRPVTEQMVSPEPDVSAVERSPADEFLVLACDGVWDTVTNEELCAFVHSRLRVCTDLREVCSQVIDLCLYKGSLDNISIILVCFPGAPQLSPEALHQEAELEDFLESKVAEIFEELSARGDEPDLLSVLTVLASTVIPGLPPGGGLQSKRNCIISAYYQQKEARRSRLAQELSPTDAN, encoded by the exons ATGAGGACATCCAGGAAAGGAAGCGTGGAAATGCCTGCTTTTGTAAGACAGCTGGTGAAGGAGACCGAGAAAAGGGTCACCTCCTTTTTTAAAGGGGGACGAGGGGGAGGCGCAGGGGAGCTGTCTGAAGGCGAAGAGGGAGGAGAGGAGGAAGGGGTCATCCCTAGCCCCTACTTGGACCGACCGGTTCTGGACAAGCACATGCAAGAGGGCTGTGCCTCCTGGGGACTTACCTATGCCCTGGCCAGCATGCAGGGTTGGAGGGCCCACATGGAAGATTTCCACAACTGCTTCCCTCAGCTAGGAGGGGAACTGGCCCACTGGGGGTTCTTCGCTGTGTATGATGGACACGCAGGGAGCGCAGTGGCCCAACACTGCTCCAGAAACCTGCTGGACCACATCCTGGGCACAG GAAAGATCCGAGCAGATGAGGATGTAGTAAGGGTCACTGAAGGCATCAAGGAGGGCTTCTTTCTCATGGACAAGCACCTTCATGCCATGGCCTGCCGTGAGGGTTGGGAACGTGGAGGGACGACTGTCATTGCCACCGCTATCACTCCACACCACATCTACTTTGTGAACTGCGGGGACTCTCGGGCGGTCTTGTGCCGTGCGGGACGGGTGGCCTTCTCGACGGAAGACCATAAGCCCTTCAGCCCCGGCGAGAGGGAGAGGATAGAGAACGCTGGAGGATCGGTGACTTTGCAGCGCGTGAACGGCTCGCTGGCAGTCTCCCGAGCGCTGGGGGACTTCAGTTACAAGACAGCCGAGTGGCGGCCGGTCACGGAACAGATGGTATCGCCAGAGCCGGACGTGTCTGCTGTGGAGCGCTCGCCAGCagatgagtttctggttctggcCTGCGATGGTGTGTGGGACACAGTCACTAATGAAGAGCTCTGTGCCTTCGTACACAGCCGACTGCGTGTCTGCACAGACCTGAGAGAGGTCTGCTCCCAGGTCATCGACCTTTGCCTCTATAAG GGGAGCCTTGATAACATCAGCATCATTCTAGTTTGTTTTCCTGGCGCCCCCCAGCTGTCACCTGAAGCACTGCACCAGGAGGCTGAGCTGGAGGACTTTCTGGAGTCCAAAGTAGCTG AGATATTTGAGGAGCTGAGCGCAAGAGGTGATGAGCCTGATCTGCTGTCAGTTCTGACGGTACTGGCTTCCACAGTGATTCCTGGACTTCCACCAGGGGGCGGCCTTCAGAGCAA GCGGAACTGTATAATTTCAGCCTACTATCAGCAGAAAGAGGCTCGGCGATCTAGATTAGCCCAG GAACTCAGTCCTACAGATGCCAATTAG
- the sdhaf1 gene encoding succinate dehydrogenase assembly factor 1, mitochondrial → MIQHTMARHSKLQKQVLSLYRQFLRAAQDKPGFIPRIRDEFRANATIKKTDVMHIEYLYRRGQRQLELLKDVNTKQLGTFSKSKEDS, encoded by the coding sequence ATGATCCAGCACACTATGGCGCGCCATAGCAAACTCCAGAAACAGGTCTTATCCCTGTATCGGCAGTTTCTGCGTGCAGCTCAGGACAAGCCGGGCTTCATACCGAGAATACGAGATGAATTCCGTGCCAATGCTACCATCAAGAAGACTGACGTCATGCACATAGAATATCTTTACCGGCGAGGCCAACGCCAACTCGAACTGCTTAAAGATGTAAACACTAAACAACTTGGAACATTCAGCAAGTCTAAAGAGGACAGTTGA
- the rtn2b gene encoding reticulon-2b has product MASKVVDLVYWRDVGTTGLVFTGLVVGLASLFQLSAITILSNLGLGIMAFTLPVRLLYKAMMLVRLSDGSHPFQSYLDEDRTLTDEDTVRIAEQIVLLIATAVTELKRLFFIDSIMDSVKFVVFLYLLTYVGVQANGLTLLMTGVICAFSLPLLYRLQQKRIDKIVKAIKKLVEKGTEIVDLVISLAKPPPAPGPAPSPAPTAKHKQKTK; this is encoded by the exons ATGGCCAGCAAAG TGGTGGATCTGGTATACTGGCGGGATGTGGGGACCACCGGGCTGGTGTTTACAGGTTTGGTTGTGGGTTTGGCTAGTTTGTTCCAGCTCAGTGCCATCACGATCCTGTCCAATCTCGGTTTAGGCATCATGGCCTTTACTCTCCCTGTACGCTTGCTTTACAAAGCCATGATGCTTGTCCGCCTCAGTGATGGATCTCATCCTTTTCA gTCATATTTGGATGAGGACCGTACGCTGACAGATGAGGACACAGTTCGCATAGCGGAACAAATCGTTCTGCTGATTGCTACGGCTGTCACCGAGCTGAAGAGGCTGTTCTTCATCGATAGCATCATGGACTCAGTGAAG tTTGTTGTGTTCCTGTATTTGTTGACCTATGTGGGGGTCCAAGCCAATGGTCTCACGCTGTTGATGACCG GTGTGATATGTGCCTTCTCTCTGCCACTGTTGTACAGACTTCAACAG AAAAGGATCGACAAGATTGTCAAAGCAATCAAAAAACTTGTAGAAAAAGGCACTGAAAT AGTTGATCTTGTGATTTCACTGGCCAAACCTCCACCAGCCCCAGGCCCAGCACCTTCCCCTGCCCCCACAGCAAAACATAAACAGAAGACTAAATGA
- the kcnk12l gene encoding potassium channel subfamily K member 13, producing MPRGRDVSNSCCLPLHLNEDNARFGLLAAFILLYLLCGAVVFSALEHPSELQAHRRWDEQLANFTEQNSINLKSLHVLLKQYEEAFATGIRVDKLRPRWDFSGAFYFVATVISTIGFGMTTPVTVAGKIFLIFYGLLGCAATILFFNLFLERIITMLAYIMRWCHERQLRRSGMGGEEARSEDDSLEGWKPSVYYVMLILGIAALLIACSASALYSAMEDWDYFESLYFCFVAFSTIGFGDVVSSQRESYKAQEAYRFGNCLFILMGVCCIYSLFNVISIIIKQTLNWILGKLDCSKAQCPCRGRPYRRRGRACCCCCFPRIPNQRHNHHPPPGHSRQRAQKRNAVHPAPANEASGKRFTNASVETVCDSETEAGLGPDGGYLTGRRLSGEMISVNDFMANKVSLAILQKQLSETAHGNPRQSHVRQNGFSGGVGAFAIMNNRLQETSVDR from the exons ATGCCACGTGGAAGAGATGTCAGCAACAGCTGTTGCCTCCCACTTCACCTGAATGAAGACAATGCCCGTTTTGGCTTGTTGGCGGCCTTCATCCTCCTCTACCTGCTGTGTGGCGCGGTGGTGTTCTCCGCACTCGAGCATCCCTCTGAGCTGCAGGCTCACCGGCGCTGGGACGAACAGCTGGCCAACTTCACGGAGCAAAACAGCATAAACCTGAAATCCCTACATGTCCTGCTGAAGCAATATGAGGAGGCCTTTGCGACTGGGATCCGTGTGGACAAACTTAGGCCCCGCTGGGATTTCTCAGGGGCCTTCTACTTTGTTGCTACAGTGATCTCCACAATTG GCTTTGGCATGACCACTCCTGTCACCGTTGCAGGTAAGATCTTTTTGATATTCTACGGACTCCTTGGCTGTGCAGCAACAATCCTCTTCTTCAACCTCTTCCTGGAGCGCATCATCACGATGTTGGCCTATATCATGCGCTGGTGTCATGAGCGCCAACTGCGCCGCTCCGGCATGGGAGGAGAGGAGGCCAGGAGCGAGGACGACAGTCTGGAGGGCTGGAAACCATCGGTCTACTACGTAATGCTCATTCTGGGCATCGCCGCTCTGCTGATCGCATGCAGTGCATCTGCGTTGTACTCTGCCATGGAGGACTGGGACTACTTTGAGTCCTTGTACTTCTGCTTTGTGGCCTTCAGCACCATTGGCTTCGGGGATGTGGTGAGCAGCCAACGGGAGAGCTATAAAGCTCAAGAAGCCTACCGTTTCGGCAACTGCCTCTTCATCCTCATGGGTGTGTGTTGCATTTATTCCCTGTTCAATGTCATTTCCATCATTATCAAGCAGACGCTCAACTGGATCCTCGGCAAACTGGACTGCAGCAAGGCTCAGTGTCCGTGCCGTGGCCGTCCGTACAGAAGACGAGGTCGGGcctgttgttgctgctgctttCCACGAATTCCCAACCAGCGGCACAACCACCACCCTCCACCGGGACATTCCCGGCAGAGGGCTCAAAAGCGCAATGCCGTGCACCCTGCCCCGGCTAACGAAGCGTCAGGAAAGCGCTTCACTAATGCATCAGTGGAAACAGTTTGTGATAGTGAGACTGAAGCTGGCTTAGGACCAGATGGAGGTTATCTGACAGGGCGCAGACTGTCTGGAGAAATGATCTCAGTCAATGACTTTATGGCCAACAAGGTATCTCTGGCCATTCTACAGAAGCAACTCTCAGAGACCGCTCACGGTAATCCAAGACAGAGCCACGTTCGCCAGAACGGCTTCTCTGGTGGAGTGGGCGCCTTTGCCATCATGAATAACCGCCTTCAGGAGACAAGTGTCGACAGGTAG